In a single window of the Salmo trutta chromosome 21, fSalTru1.1, whole genome shotgun sequence genome:
- the LOC115157669 gene encoding E3 ubiquitin-protein ligase RING2 isoform X1: MTQAVQTNGVQPLSKTWELSLYELQRTPQEAITDGLEIAVSPRSLHSELMCPICLDMLKNTMTTKECLHRFCADCIITALRSGNKECPTCRKKLVSKRSLRPDPNFDALISKIYPSRDEYEAHQERVLARISKHNNQQALSHSIEEGLKIQAMNRLQRGKKHQLENGSGAEDNGDSSHCSNASVHSNQQEAGPSIKRTKTSDDSGLDMDNATENGGGGGDMAVDGASEIELVFCPHPTLMDKEDTVQTSVEFVPRYIKTSGNATVDHLSKYLAVRLALEELRKNGEASPVNVDAASEKQYTIYIPTANGQFTVLNGSFSLELVSEKYWKVNKPMELYFAPTKEHK, encoded by the exons GAGGCCATCACAGATGGGCTGGAGATCGCGGTGTCTCCCAGGAGCCTCCACAGCGAGCTGATGTGTCCCATCTGTCTGGACATGCTGAAGAACACCATGACAACCAAGGAATGTCTGCACCGCTTCTGTGCCGACTGCATCATCACCGCCCTCAGATCAGG CAACAAGGAATGCCCTACGTGCAGGAAGAAGCTGGTGTCTAAGCGGTCCCTGCGGCCGGACCCGAACTTCGACGCCCTCATCAGTAAGATCTACCCCAGCAGAGATGAGTACGAGGCCCACCAGGAGAGGGTTCTGGCCCGCATCTCCAAACACAACAACCAACAGGCCCTGTCCCACAGCATCGAGGAGGGCCTCAAGATACAGGCCATGAACAG GCTGCAGCGAGGGAAGAAGCACCAGCTGGAGAACGGGAGCGGGGCGGAGGACAACGGCGACTCCTCCCACTGCAGCAACGCCTCCGTCCACTCTAACCAG CAGGAGGCGGGTCCGAGCATCAAGCGTACCAAGACGTCAGATGACTCTGGTCTGGACATGGACAACGCCACAGAGAACGGAGGAGGAGGCGGAGACATGGCCGTGGACGGAGCCAGCGAGATAGAACTGGTGTTCTGTCCTCATCCTACGCTCATGGACAAGGAGGACACCGTGCAGACcag TGTTGAGTTTGTTCCCAGGTACATCAAGACGTCAGGTAACGCCACAGTGGACCACCTGTCTAAGTACCTGGCTGTGCGTCTGGCCCTGGAGGAACTGAGGAAGAACGGAGAGGCTAGCCCCGTCAATGTAGACGCTGCCTCAGAGAAACAATACACCATTTATATCCCTACAGCCAACGGCCAGTTCACG GTGCTGAACGGGTCGTTTTCTCTGGAGCTTGTCAGTGAGAAGTACTGGAAGGTGAACAAGCCCATGGAGCTGTACTTCGCCCCCACCAAGGAGCACAAGTAG
- the LOC115157669 gene encoding E3 ubiquitin-protein ligase RING2 isoform X2 translates to MTQAVQTNGVQPLSKTWELSLYELQRTPQEAITDGLEIAVSPRSLHSELMCPICLDMLKNTMTTKECLHRFCADCIITALRSGNKECPTCRKKLVSKRSLRPDPNFDALISKIYPSRDEYEAHQERVLARISKHNNQQALSHSIEEGLKIQAMNRLQRGKKHQLENGSGAEDNGDSSHCSNASVHSNQEAGPSIKRTKTSDDSGLDMDNATENGGGGGDMAVDGASEIELVFCPHPTLMDKEDTVQTSVEFVPRYIKTSGNATVDHLSKYLAVRLALEELRKNGEASPVNVDAASEKQYTIYIPTANGQFTVLNGSFSLELVSEKYWKVNKPMELYFAPTKEHK, encoded by the exons GAGGCCATCACAGATGGGCTGGAGATCGCGGTGTCTCCCAGGAGCCTCCACAGCGAGCTGATGTGTCCCATCTGTCTGGACATGCTGAAGAACACCATGACAACCAAGGAATGTCTGCACCGCTTCTGTGCCGACTGCATCATCACCGCCCTCAGATCAGG CAACAAGGAATGCCCTACGTGCAGGAAGAAGCTGGTGTCTAAGCGGTCCCTGCGGCCGGACCCGAACTTCGACGCCCTCATCAGTAAGATCTACCCCAGCAGAGATGAGTACGAGGCCCACCAGGAGAGGGTTCTGGCCCGCATCTCCAAACACAACAACCAACAGGCCCTGTCCCACAGCATCGAGGAGGGCCTCAAGATACAGGCCATGAACAG GCTGCAGCGAGGGAAGAAGCACCAGCTGGAGAACGGGAGCGGGGCGGAGGACAACGGCGACTCCTCCCACTGCAGCAACGCCTCCGTCCACTCTAACCAG GAGGCGGGTCCGAGCATCAAGCGTACCAAGACGTCAGATGACTCTGGTCTGGACATGGACAACGCCACAGAGAACGGAGGAGGAGGCGGAGACATGGCCGTGGACGGAGCCAGCGAGATAGAACTGGTGTTCTGTCCTCATCCTACGCTCATGGACAAGGAGGACACCGTGCAGACcag TGTTGAGTTTGTTCCCAGGTACATCAAGACGTCAGGTAACGCCACAGTGGACCACCTGTCTAAGTACCTGGCTGTGCGTCTGGCCCTGGAGGAACTGAGGAAGAACGGAGAGGCTAGCCCCGTCAATGTAGACGCTGCCTCAGAGAAACAATACACCATTTATATCCCTACAGCCAACGGCCAGTTCACG GTGCTGAACGGGTCGTTTTCTCTGGAGCTTGTCAGTGAGAAGTACTGGAAGGTGAACAAGCCCATGGAGCTGTACTTCGCCCCCACCAAGGAGCACAAGTAG